From the Perca flavescens isolate YP-PL-M2 chromosome 21, PFLA_1.0, whole genome shotgun sequence genome, one window contains:
- the cbx1b gene encoding chromobox protein homolog 1b isoform X1: MSMSLTTEPPNDVPAVTEESKMTTVEKDKKPDDVEEEEEEEEEYVVEKVLNRRVVKGRVEYLLKWKGFSEEDNTWEPEDNLDCPDLIAEFLQSQKSAHEGKRKAAGDAEGDESKTKKKKDDTEKLRGFARGLDPERIIGATDSTGELMFLMKWKNSDEADLVPAKEANVKCPQVVISFYEERLTWHSYPTEDEKKDDKN; this comes from the exons ATGAGTATGAGCCTGACTACAGAACCCCCTAACGATGTTCCTGCTGTTACAGAAG AGAGCAAAATGACTACTGTCGAGAAGGACAAGAAGCCAGATGAtgtggaagaggaagaggaggaggaggaagaatatGTGGTGGAAAAGGTCCTGAATCGGCGGGTGGTGAAAGGGAGAGTAGAATATCTCCTCAAGTGGAAAGGCTTCTCTGA GGAAGACAACACGTGGGAGCCAGAAGACAACCTGGACTGTCCAGATTTGATTGCAGAATTCCTGCAGTCCCAGAAATCAGCACACGAGGGTAAGAGGAAGGCAGCTGGAGACGCAGAAGGAGACGAGAGTAAaacgaagaagaaaaaagatgaT ACAGAGAAGCTGAGGGGCTTTGCTCGAGGGCTGGATCCAGAAAGGATTATCGGTGCCACAGATTCCACGGGAGAGCTCATGTTCCTCATGAAATG GAAAAACTCCGATGAAGCCGACCTGGTGCCGGCGAAGGAGGCCAACGTGAAGTGTCCGCAGGTGGTCATCTCTTTCTACGAGGAGAGACTTACTTGGCACTCGTATCCCACCGAAGACGAgaaaaaagatgacaaaaactAA
- the cbx1b gene encoding chromobox protein homolog 1b isoform X2, with product MTTVEKDKKPDDVEEEEEEEEEYVVEKVLNRRVVKGRVEYLLKWKGFSEEDNTWEPEDNLDCPDLIAEFLQSQKSAHEGKRKAAGDAEGDESKTKKKKDDTEKLRGFARGLDPERIIGATDSTGELMFLMKWKNSDEADLVPAKEANVKCPQVVISFYEERLTWHSYPTEDEKKDDKN from the exons ATGACTACTGTCGAGAAGGACAAGAAGCCAGATGAtgtggaagaggaagaggaggaggaggaagaatatGTGGTGGAAAAGGTCCTGAATCGGCGGGTGGTGAAAGGGAGAGTAGAATATCTCCTCAAGTGGAAAGGCTTCTCTGA GGAAGACAACACGTGGGAGCCAGAAGACAACCTGGACTGTCCAGATTTGATTGCAGAATTCCTGCAGTCCCAGAAATCAGCACACGAGGGTAAGAGGAAGGCAGCTGGAGACGCAGAAGGAGACGAGAGTAAaacgaagaagaaaaaagatgaT ACAGAGAAGCTGAGGGGCTTTGCTCGAGGGCTGGATCCAGAAAGGATTATCGGTGCCACAGATTCCACGGGAGAGCTCATGTTCCTCATGAAATG GAAAAACTCCGATGAAGCCGACCTGGTGCCGGCGAAGGAGGCCAACGTGAAGTGTCCGCAGGTGGTCATCTCTTTCTACGAGGAGAGACTTACTTGGCACTCGTATCCCACCGAAGACGAgaaaaaagatgacaaaaactAA
- the nfe2l1b gene encoding endoplasmic reticulum membrane sensor NFE2L1b isoform X1, translating into MLYLKKYFTEGLIQFTILLSLIGVRVDVDTYLSNQLPPLREIILGPSSAYTQTQFHNLRNTLDGNGIHPKSVDLDQFFTTRRLLNQVRQLDRIFVPSTELNTWLVHRDSETVVSTSSQSSPSITLDNGGGLEDASNPDATPAMRGGSGTPESTYNLNEADSSLGAVAPEGNQEPSSRDGNDDLTKEDIDLIDILWRQDIDLGAGREVFNYSNRQKESEEEKPHPQENKDGNEEQERWRNGVNLQGAQPVDGETGESIPEQLPGLGSQTSLSLQECLRLLEATFPFGEESEFPAPVVTPEIVSNEGVASTSQSLPLAPQLPPAEPQLDLEQQWQDIMAIMELQAMEVNITSPHSNSSSDIDSSGTTESNTGGNFGLPTHPTPVNQDVSLHQASLPSCSQDFPQIFNPQLDSTSTAPRPTMPRLASSNSSNINSTFGTTNLTGIFLPPHINSSSTNVTSTPILPDPFSNLLEESMLDEISLLDLAMEEGFSQAQASQLEDELDSDSGLSLDSSHSPASPSSSETSCSSAASSSSTSATFSEEGAVGYSTDSEVAAAETEEGAVGGYQPGYSKLCRMSYQDPSHNHGLPQLDSISHNHTYNLPLSSAFAEHLELPVAVGKKTVRDKHNKLQPPLDLLDKHSSRDERRARAMKIPFSNEKIINLPVEEFNELLAKHHLSEGQLALIRDIRRRGKNKMAAQNCRKRKLDTIINLEQGVQDLRRDKSRLLKEKMEFIRSIRQMKQKMQSLYQEVFTQLRDEQGRPYPPSEYSLQYSADGSVLIMPRGVTTAEQNRKPEKKQKDKKK; encoded by the exons ATGCTTTACCTGAAAAAATACTTCACAGAGGGCCTGATTCAGTTCACCATCCTTCTGAGTCTCATTGGGGTGCGGGTGGACGTTGACACCTATCTAAGCAACCAGCTGCCCCCACTGAGAGAGATCATCCTGGGCCCTAGCTCAGCCTACACCCAGACACAATTTCACAACCTGCGCAACACGCTGGACGGCAATGGCATCCATCCAAAGAGTGTGGACCTCGACCAGTTTTTCACCACTCGGCGGCTGCTGAACCAGGTGCGCCAGCTGGATCGCATCTTTGTGCCCAGTACCGAGCTCAACACCTGGCTAGTGCATCGTGACTCAGAGACTGTGGTGTCCACCAGCAGCCAGTCCAGCCCCAGCATCACCCTGGACAATGGGGGCGGCCTAGAGGACGCTAGCAACCCTGACGCTACCCCGGCCATGAGGGGAGGAAGCGGAACGCCTGAATCCACGTACAACCTGAACGAAGCAGACAGCAGCCTGGGAGCTGTGGCCCCAGAGGGCAACCAGGAGCCGAGCAGCAGGGATGGTAATGACGACCTCACCAAAGAG GACATTGACTTGATTGACATCCTATGGAGACAGGACATCGACCTCGGTGCAGGAAGAGAAGTGTTCAACTACAGCAACCGTCAGAAGGAGAGTGAGGAGGAGAAGCCCCACCCACAGGAGAACAAAGACGGGAATGAGGAACAAGAGAGGTGGAGAAATGGAGTAAACTTACAAGGTGCTCAGCCAGTAGATGGGGAGACTGGAGAGAGTATTCCAGAGCAG CTCCCAGGTCTTGGTTCACAGACTTCACTCTCTCTACAAGAATGCTTGAGGCTGTTGGAGGCCACTTTCCCTTTTGGAGAAGAAtctgag TTTCCAGCACCGGTTGTCACCCCAGAAATAGTTTCCAATGAAGGAGTTGCGTCTACTTCTCAGAGCCTTCCTCTGGCACCACAGCTGCCCCCAGCAGAGCCCCAGTTAGACCTGGAGCAGCAGTGGCAAGACATCATGGCCATCATGGAGCTACAA GCAATGGAAGTGAACATCACTTCGCCCCACAGCAACTCCAGCAGTGACATCGACTCGAGTGGGACAACGGAGTCAAACACTGGGGGAAACTTTGGACTCCCTACTCACCCGACACCGGTAAACCAGGATGTCAGCCTCCACCAGGCTTCCCTCCCCAGCTGCAGCCAAGACTTCCCCCAGATTTTCAATCCCCAGTTGGACTCTACTAGCACCGCCCCGAGACCCACAATGCCCAGGCTCGCTTCCAGCAACTCCAGCAACATCAACTCCACGTTTGGCACCACTAACCTGACCGGGATCTTTCTCCCACCACACATCAATAGTTCCAGTACCAACGTGACGTCCACGCCGATCCTGCCCGATCCGTTCAGCAACCTGCTGGAAGAGTCCATGTTGGATGAGATCAGCTTGCTAGACCTCGCCATGGAGGAGGGCTTCAGCCAGGCCCAAGCTTCGCAGCTGGAGGATGAGCTCGACTCCGATTCGGGCCTTTCCCTGGACTCCAGCCACAGCCCGGCCTCCCCGAGCAGCTCCGAGACGTCCTGCTCTTCGGCGGCGTCGTCGTCGTCGACGTCCGCCACCTTCTCCGAGGAGGGAGCCGTGGGGTACAGCACCGACTCCGAGGTCGCTGCCGCAGAGACGGAGGAAGGTGCCGTTGGCGGCTATCAGCCTGGGTACAGTAAGCTCTGCCGCATGAGCTACCAGGACCCCTCCCATAACCACGGCCTCCCTCAGCTCGACAGCATCAGCCACAACCATACTTACAACCTGCCGCTCTCCTCCGCGTTCGCCGAGCATCTGGAGCTCCCCGTAGCAGTTGGAAAGAAGACCGTCCGCGACAAACACAACAAGCTTCAGCCTCCTCTGGACTTGCTCGACAAGCACTCGAGCCGCGACGAACGCCGAGCCCGGGCGATGAAAATCCCCTTCTCCAACGAGAAGATCATCAACCTGCCCGTGGAAGAGTTCAACGAGCTCCTAGCCAAGCACCACCTGAGCGAGGGCCAGCTGGCCCTCATCCGCGACATCCGCAGGCGCGGCAAGAACAAGATGGCGGCCCAGAACTGCCGCAAGCGCAAGCTGGACACCATCATCAACCTGGAGCAGGGCGTCCAGGACCTGAGGCGCGACAAGTCCCGCCTGctgaaggagaagatggagtTCATTCGTTCCATCCGGCAGATGAAGCAGAAGATGCAGAGTCTGTACCAGGAGGTGTTCACTCAGCTACGGGACGAGCAGGGCCGGCCCTACCCCCCCAGCGAGTACTCGCTCCAGTACAGCGCCGACGGCAGCGTGCTGATCATGCCCCGTGGCGTGACAACTGCCGAGCAGAACCGTAAGCCcgagaaaaaacagaaagacaaaaagaagtGA
- the nfe2l1b gene encoding endoplasmic reticulum membrane sensor NFE2L1b isoform X2, with product MLYLKKYFTEGLIQFTILLSLIGVRVDVDTYLSNQLPPLREIILGPSSAYTQTQFHNLRNTLDGNGIHPKSVDLDQFFTTRRLLNQVRQLDRIFVPSTELNTWLVHRDSETVVSTSSQSSPSITLDNGGGLEDASNPDATPAMRGGSGTPESTYNLNEADSSLGAVAPEGNQEPSSRDGNDDLTKEDIDLIDILWRQDIDLGAGREVFNYSNRQKESEEEKPHPQENKDGNEEQERWRNGVNLQGAQPVDGETGESIPEQLPGLGSQTSLSLQECLRLLEATFPFGEESESLPLAPQLPPAEPQLDLEQQWQDIMAIMELQAMEVNITSPHSNSSSDIDSSGTTESNTGGNFGLPTHPTPVNQDVSLHQASLPSCSQDFPQIFNPQLDSTSTAPRPTMPRLASSNSSNINSTFGTTNLTGIFLPPHINSSSTNVTSTPILPDPFSNLLEESMLDEISLLDLAMEEGFSQAQASQLEDELDSDSGLSLDSSHSPASPSSSETSCSSAASSSSTSATFSEEGAVGYSTDSEVAAAETEEGAVGGYQPGYSKLCRMSYQDPSHNHGLPQLDSISHNHTYNLPLSSAFAEHLELPVAVGKKTVRDKHNKLQPPLDLLDKHSSRDERRARAMKIPFSNEKIINLPVEEFNELLAKHHLSEGQLALIRDIRRRGKNKMAAQNCRKRKLDTIINLEQGVQDLRRDKSRLLKEKMEFIRSIRQMKQKMQSLYQEVFTQLRDEQGRPYPPSEYSLQYSADGSVLIMPRGVTTAEQNRKPEKKQKDKKK from the exons ATGCTTTACCTGAAAAAATACTTCACAGAGGGCCTGATTCAGTTCACCATCCTTCTGAGTCTCATTGGGGTGCGGGTGGACGTTGACACCTATCTAAGCAACCAGCTGCCCCCACTGAGAGAGATCATCCTGGGCCCTAGCTCAGCCTACACCCAGACACAATTTCACAACCTGCGCAACACGCTGGACGGCAATGGCATCCATCCAAAGAGTGTGGACCTCGACCAGTTTTTCACCACTCGGCGGCTGCTGAACCAGGTGCGCCAGCTGGATCGCATCTTTGTGCCCAGTACCGAGCTCAACACCTGGCTAGTGCATCGTGACTCAGAGACTGTGGTGTCCACCAGCAGCCAGTCCAGCCCCAGCATCACCCTGGACAATGGGGGCGGCCTAGAGGACGCTAGCAACCCTGACGCTACCCCGGCCATGAGGGGAGGAAGCGGAACGCCTGAATCCACGTACAACCTGAACGAAGCAGACAGCAGCCTGGGAGCTGTGGCCCCAGAGGGCAACCAGGAGCCGAGCAGCAGGGATGGTAATGACGACCTCACCAAAGAG GACATTGACTTGATTGACATCCTATGGAGACAGGACATCGACCTCGGTGCAGGAAGAGAAGTGTTCAACTACAGCAACCGTCAGAAGGAGAGTGAGGAGGAGAAGCCCCACCCACAGGAGAACAAAGACGGGAATGAGGAACAAGAGAGGTGGAGAAATGGAGTAAACTTACAAGGTGCTCAGCCAGTAGATGGGGAGACTGGAGAGAGTATTCCAGAGCAG CTCCCAGGTCTTGGTTCACAGACTTCACTCTCTCTACAAGAATGCTTGAGGCTGTTGGAGGCCACTTTCCCTTTTGGAGAAGAAtctgag AGCCTTCCTCTGGCACCACAGCTGCCCCCAGCAGAGCCCCAGTTAGACCTGGAGCAGCAGTGGCAAGACATCATGGCCATCATGGAGCTACAA GCAATGGAAGTGAACATCACTTCGCCCCACAGCAACTCCAGCAGTGACATCGACTCGAGTGGGACAACGGAGTCAAACACTGGGGGAAACTTTGGACTCCCTACTCACCCGACACCGGTAAACCAGGATGTCAGCCTCCACCAGGCTTCCCTCCCCAGCTGCAGCCAAGACTTCCCCCAGATTTTCAATCCCCAGTTGGACTCTACTAGCACCGCCCCGAGACCCACAATGCCCAGGCTCGCTTCCAGCAACTCCAGCAACATCAACTCCACGTTTGGCACCACTAACCTGACCGGGATCTTTCTCCCACCACACATCAATAGTTCCAGTACCAACGTGACGTCCACGCCGATCCTGCCCGATCCGTTCAGCAACCTGCTGGAAGAGTCCATGTTGGATGAGATCAGCTTGCTAGACCTCGCCATGGAGGAGGGCTTCAGCCAGGCCCAAGCTTCGCAGCTGGAGGATGAGCTCGACTCCGATTCGGGCCTTTCCCTGGACTCCAGCCACAGCCCGGCCTCCCCGAGCAGCTCCGAGACGTCCTGCTCTTCGGCGGCGTCGTCGTCGTCGACGTCCGCCACCTTCTCCGAGGAGGGAGCCGTGGGGTACAGCACCGACTCCGAGGTCGCTGCCGCAGAGACGGAGGAAGGTGCCGTTGGCGGCTATCAGCCTGGGTACAGTAAGCTCTGCCGCATGAGCTACCAGGACCCCTCCCATAACCACGGCCTCCCTCAGCTCGACAGCATCAGCCACAACCATACTTACAACCTGCCGCTCTCCTCCGCGTTCGCCGAGCATCTGGAGCTCCCCGTAGCAGTTGGAAAGAAGACCGTCCGCGACAAACACAACAAGCTTCAGCCTCCTCTGGACTTGCTCGACAAGCACTCGAGCCGCGACGAACGCCGAGCCCGGGCGATGAAAATCCCCTTCTCCAACGAGAAGATCATCAACCTGCCCGTGGAAGAGTTCAACGAGCTCCTAGCCAAGCACCACCTGAGCGAGGGCCAGCTGGCCCTCATCCGCGACATCCGCAGGCGCGGCAAGAACAAGATGGCGGCCCAGAACTGCCGCAAGCGCAAGCTGGACACCATCATCAACCTGGAGCAGGGCGTCCAGGACCTGAGGCGCGACAAGTCCCGCCTGctgaaggagaagatggagtTCATTCGTTCCATCCGGCAGATGAAGCAGAAGATGCAGAGTCTGTACCAGGAGGTGTTCACTCAGCTACGGGACGAGCAGGGCCGGCCCTACCCCCCCAGCGAGTACTCGCTCCAGTACAGCGCCGACGGCAGCGTGCTGATCATGCCCCGTGGCGTGACAACTGCCGAGCAGAACCGTAAGCCcgagaaaaaacagaaagacaaaaagaagtGA